The following coding sequences are from one Streptomyces venezuelae window:
- a CDS encoding LysR family transcriptional regulator ArgP, with protein MKSSLSELPLEHVRTLLAVVDEGTFDAAAAALHVTPPAVSQRVKALERRTGRVLLMRTKPVRPTESGQVVVRFARQLARLERDARAELGISDTGEAAVLPVAVNADSLATWFLSALARIPDELSTCFELRREDEDHTTSLLREGSVMAAVTSSPDAVSGCTVRRLGRMRYLPVASPGFVARRLGDWPRVPLGAVLADAPVIFFDRRDSLQDDFARKVTGGRGASRLRHYVPSSRGFVEAIEAGLGWGVVPQAQAEPLLRAGTLVLLDADRVVDVPLFWQQWKLDSPALAAMADAVVAAAGTALDQ; from the coding sequence ATGAAGTCATCGCTGTCCGAGCTGCCCCTCGAACACGTGCGGACCCTTCTCGCCGTCGTCGACGAGGGCACCTTCGACGCCGCGGCGGCCGCGCTGCATGTCACGCCCCCGGCGGTCAGCCAGCGCGTGAAGGCGCTGGAGCGCCGGACCGGCCGCGTCCTGCTGATGCGGACGAAGCCGGTGCGGCCCACCGAGTCGGGGCAGGTCGTGGTGCGCTTCGCCCGGCAGCTGGCCCGCCTGGAGCGCGACGCGCGCGCCGAGCTCGGCATCAGCGACACGGGAGAGGCCGCCGTGCTGCCGGTCGCGGTGAACGCCGACTCCCTCGCCACGTGGTTCCTGTCCGCACTGGCCCGGATCCCGGACGAGCTGAGCACCTGTTTCGAGCTGCGCCGCGAGGACGAGGACCATACGACGTCGTTGCTGCGCGAGGGCTCGGTGATGGCGGCGGTCACGTCGTCGCCGGACGCGGTGTCGGGCTGTACGGTGCGGCGGCTGGGCCGGATGCGGTACCTGCCGGTGGCCTCGCCCGGTTTCGTGGCGCGGCGGCTCGGGGACTGGCCGCGCGTGCCGCTGGGGGCCGTCCTCGCGGACGCGCCCGTGATCTTCTTCGACCGCCGGGACTCCCTGCAGGACGACTTCGCGCGCAAGGTGACGGGAGGGCGTGGCGCGAGCCGTCTGCGGCACTACGTCCCCTCGTCGCGCGGTTTCGTCGAGGCGATCGAGGCAGGTCTGGGGTGGGGTGTGGTGCCGCAGGCGCAGGCCGAGCCGCTGCTGCGCGCGGGCACGCTGGTCCTGCTCGATGCCGACCGGGTGGTGGACGTACCGCTGTTCTGGCAGCAGTGGAAGCTGGACTCTCCCGCGCTGGCCGCGATGGCGGACGCGGTGGTGGCCGCGGCCGGGACGGCGCTCGATCAGTGA
- a CDS encoding LysE/ArgO family amino acid transporter, translated as MGTALTAAAAGFGTGLSLIVAIGSQNAFVLRQGIRRQSVLSVVAICALSDMVLIAAGVAGVGTVVTAWPPALTLVGLIGGGFLLSYAVLAARRALRPTAMTATGATAGSRRGALLACLAMTWLNPHVYLDTVLLLGSVAAGHDALRWAFGAGAMLGSVCWFAALGYGARLLSGFFARPASWRALDFLIAATMTVMGLTLLIGAL; from the coding sequence ATGGGAACAGCACTGACCGCCGCCGCTGCCGGATTCGGCACCGGACTCTCGCTCATCGTCGCCATCGGCTCACAGAACGCCTTCGTCCTGCGCCAGGGCATCCGACGCCAGTCGGTGCTCAGCGTGGTCGCCATCTGCGCGCTCTCCGACATGGTGCTCATCGCGGCGGGCGTGGCCGGTGTCGGCACGGTGGTCACGGCCTGGCCGCCCGCGCTGACCCTCGTCGGCCTCATAGGCGGAGGCTTCCTCCTCTCGTACGCCGTGCTCGCCGCACGCCGCGCCCTGCGCCCCACCGCCATGACGGCGACGGGCGCGACGGCCGGGTCACGGCGCGGCGCACTGCTCGCCTGCCTGGCCATGACCTGGCTCAACCCGCACGTCTACCTCGACACCGTCCTCCTCCTCGGCTCCGTCGCCGCCGGCCACGACGCGCTGCGCTGGGCCTTCGGGGCGGGCGCGATGCTCGGCAGCGTCTGCTGGTTCGCCGCGCTCGGTTACGGCGCGCGGCTGCTCAGCGGCTTCTTCGCGCGCCCCGCCTCCTGGCGCGCACTGGACTTCCTGATCGCCGCGACGATGACGGTCATGGGTCTGACCCTGCTCATAGGCGCGCTCTGA
- the thrS gene encoding threonine--tRNA ligase has product MNTAADHPQDHDHRRLGRELGLFGTDPLIGAGLPYWLPDGAAVRHALEEYVRDAERRAGYRHVYSPVLGKRELYEISGHWSHYSDDMFPPMELGGEQVVLRPSLCPHHALMYRSRTRSYRELPLRMAETGGMYRAELSGVLGGLTRVRAIHLNDAHVFCTLDQVADEARAALGMIRRAYEALGIRPARFRLSLPGPGGKYVADPEKWRRSTALLTEVLDSSGLSYEAAEGEAAFYGPKIDVQVVDAAGRESTLSTVQVDFHQPERFDLRYIGADGAGHRPVMVHRSIIGSVERAVAHLVEEHGGAFPAWLAPVQLAVLPVSETQLPGAERLLRRCADTGLRAELAGPELGSLGARVRAARLVPYQAVIGAQEDAEGLVALRLRDGRRLDPMPGADALARIDALVGAHRTELWDTE; this is encoded by the coding sequence GTGAACACCGCCGCCGACCACCCTCAGGACCACGACCACCGCAGACTCGGCCGTGAACTCGGCCTGTTCGGCACCGATCCGCTGATCGGGGCGGGACTGCCGTACTGGCTGCCGGACGGGGCCGCCGTGCGGCACGCCCTGGAGGAGTACGTCCGCGACGCCGAGCGGCGCGCGGGCTACCGGCACGTGTACTCACCCGTGCTCGGCAAGCGGGAGTTGTACGAGATCTCGGGGCACTGGTCGCACTACAGCGACGACATGTTCCCGCCGATGGAGCTGGGCGGCGAGCAGGTGGTGCTGCGGCCGAGCCTGTGTCCGCACCACGCGCTGATGTACCGCTCCCGCACCCGCAGCTACCGCGAACTGCCACTGCGCATGGCCGAGACCGGCGGCATGTACCGCGCCGAACTCTCCGGTGTGCTGGGTGGGTTGACCCGTGTTCGCGCCATCCACCTCAACGACGCGCACGTCTTCTGCACCCTGGACCAGGTCGCCGACGAGGCACGGGCCGCGTTGGGGATGATCCGTCGGGCGTACGAGGCGCTCGGGATCCGGCCCGCCCGTTTCCGGCTCTCCCTTCCGGGGCCCGGCGGCAAGTACGTCGCCGATCCCGAGAAGTGGCGGCGGTCCACCGCCCTGCTCACCGAGGTGCTGGACAGCTCCGGGCTGTCCTATGAGGCCGCCGAGGGCGAGGCCGCGTTCTACGGTCCGAAGATCGACGTGCAGGTCGTGGACGCGGCGGGCCGCGAGTCCACCCTCTCCACCGTTCAGGTCGACTTCCACCAGCCCGAGCGGTTCGATCTGCGCTACATCGGCGCGGACGGCGCCGGACACCGCCCGGTGATGGTCCACCGCAGCATCATCGGCAGCGTGGAGAGAGCGGTCGCGCACCTCGTCGAAGAGCACGGCGGGGCGTTCCCCGCCTGGCTCGCACCCGTCCAGCTGGCGGTACTGCCGGTGTCCGAGACCCAACTTCCGGGCGCCGAGCGCCTGTTGCGCAGGTGCGCGGACACCGGTCTGCGGGCCGAGCTCGCCGGGCCCGAGCTCGGCAGCCTGGGTGCGCGCGTGCGAGCCGCGCGTCTCGTGCCCTACCAGGCCGTCATCGGCGCGCAGGAGGATGCCGAGGGCCTGGTGGCGTTGCGGCTGCGCGACGGGCGGCGCCTCGACCCGATGCCGGGCGCCGACGCCCTGGCCCGCATCGACGCCCTCGTCGGGGCGCACCGCACCGAGCTGTGGGACACCGAGTAG
- a CDS encoding DUF4236 domain-containing protein, translated as MPLTFRKSLRILPGVRLNINKRSWSLTTGGRHGPRRTHSSTGRRTTSMDLPGPFGWRRTTKRR; from the coding sequence ATGCCGCTCACGTTCCGCAAGAGTCTCCGGATCCTTCCCGGGGTGCGGCTGAACATCAACAAGCGTTCCTGGTCCCTGACCACGGGTGGCCGGCACGGCCCCCGGCGCACCCACAGCAGTACCGGCCGCCGCACGACGTCGATGGACCTGCCGGGACCCTTCGGCTGGCGCCGTACGACGAAGCGGCGGTAA